Below is a genomic region from Raphanus sativus cultivar WK10039 chromosome 4, ASM80110v3, whole genome shotgun sequence.
atattataaaatatttgttaaaatattattaaaattattaaaattgatcattttaattattgagaaaatgacaaataagaaaaattattcttaaataatattttcttaaatatgtttatattttaatggcatgccaaaaagaaaagtttattttcaaataatattattatattatggGCCAAACTCTAGGCCCAATTTCTTATATACACGACGGCACAACCCATCGCCGTTTCTTACATCCTAGCCATCACCTAACACTCCGATTATAAACCCTAGCCTTCTTCCTCCTAAACACACTTCTTCTTCCATTATccatttttttatcaattcCCATTTCGCAGAGAGGGAAAAAGTCCACTCTTTTCCTTCTGGGTTTCGAGAAAAAAAGATGAAACCTTCTCAAAAGCGAGGTCGCAAACACAAACGACAAGACGCTTCATCGGCTGAAAACGCCGCCGGCGATGCTAAAGACGCTTCCTTGATCGAATCTCCGTCACCTCTCTCCCCCGAGCCCGCCTCAGCCTCCGAAGCAAACCCATCTCCGTCGCGACGCAACCGCGGGAGAGGCAAAAAGCGCCGATTGAACAACAACCAATCCGAACCCACCGGCCAGAGATCGTCTCTTCCTCATCAGAACGGCGATTGCAGCAACGGGTTGATTGTCTCAGGAGCGGCGATATCGGAGTCGATCCCCGCTGCTCCGAGTTGGGAGACTGTGGTGAAAGCCGTGCCTTCGATGGACGCTGTGGTGAAGGTCTTTTGTGTCCACACCGAGCCTAACTTCTCTCTGCCGTGGCAGAGGAAGCGGCAGTATAGCTCCGGTAGTAGCGGCTTCATCATCGGAGGGAGAAGGGTTTTGACGAACGCTCACTCCGTTGAGCATCATACTCAAGTTAAGCTCAAGAAGCGTGGCTCCGACACCAAGTATCTAGCAACGGTCTTGGCAATTGGAACTGAATGTGACATTGGTATGAATCTTgtggttttggtttagtttcggtttatgaatttgatttgttttttttttttggattgttGTTGTAGCTTTGTTGACAGTTAATGATGATGAGTTTTGGGAAGGAGTGTCTCCTGTTGAGTTTGGAGACTTGCCGGCTCTGCAAGATGCTGTGACTGTTGTTGGTTACCCTATTGGTGGAGACACAATCTCTGTCACTAGCGGTGTTGTTTCTCGGATGGAGATACTGTCTTATGTGCATGGCTCGACGGAGCTTTTGGGGTTGCAGATTGATGCGGCTATAAACTCTGGGAACTCTGGTGGTCCTGCGTTTAACGACAAGGGGAGATGTGTGGGCATTGCGTTTCAGTCGTTGAAACACGAAGATGCTGAGAACATTGGTTATGTCATACCAACGCCAGTGATTGGACATTTCATTCAAGACTATGAGAAGCATAACAAATACACAGGTACTTTTAAGTCTTTGGTGTTTCTATGATCTTTATCTACTACATGTGTCTGATACTTGTTACTTTTTTTAGGGTTTCCTGTGATTGGGATTGAGTGGCAGAAGATGGAGAATCCAGACTTGCGTAAGA
It encodes:
- the LOC108854637 gene encoding protease Do-like 9, which gives rise to MKPSQKRGRKHKRQDASSAENAAGDAKDASLIESPSPLSPEPASASEANPSPSRRNRGRGKKRRLNNNQSEPTGQRSSLPHQNGDCSNGLIVSGAAISESIPAAPSWETVVKAVPSMDAVVKVFCVHTEPNFSLPWQRKRQYSSGSSGFIIGGRRVLTNAHSVEHHTQVKLKKRGSDTKYLATVLAIGTECDIALLTVNDDEFWEGVSPVEFGDLPALQDAVTVVGYPIGGDTISVTSGVVSRMEILSYVHGSTELLGLQIDAAINSGNSGGPAFNDKGRCVGIAFQSLKHEDAENIGYVIPTPVIGHFIQDYEKHNKYTGFPVIGIEWQKMENPDLRKKMGMESHQKGVRIRRIEPTAPESQVLKPSDIILSFDGVNIANDGTVPFRHGERIGFSYLISQKYTGDSALVKILRNKEILEFNIKLAIHKKLIPGHIGGKPPSYFIVAGFVFTTVSVPYLRSEYGKEYEFDAPVKLLDKHLHAMAQSVDEQLVVVSQVLVSDINIGYEEIVNTQVLAFNGKPVKNLKCLAEMVENCDDEYMEFSLDYDQIVVLQTKTAKEATLDILTTHCIPSAMSDDLKN